In Limanda limanda chromosome 21, fLimLim1.1, whole genome shotgun sequence, a genomic segment contains:
- the LOC133027702 gene encoding zinc finger protein OZF-like: protein MAPITNCSEDDSWSGYSDDSSSLSSVSSPTGYDSFINCSNEEPATMGPKVLSAPKRKLGTDVKASTSKKVYCFLCKKHVDTSMRSHMKTHFPEGDYACPRCDSRFKRFSSFKIHVRTTCYEYGQQQVDPEKPDEAQNLYKCDKCQEAFRCKVSLDRHRLTHDELYCSVCRKVLGDTAALARHKVSHRAFQCTRCEETFTLFMPLLRHCENVHKISRPFKCNRCPKTFPRRRFLILHEWTHTGHLPFQCARCNCRYKSDSDLIKHQRVHTREKPFLCPECGKTFSQNSNLLRHLKLVHDEHQKQKRHACSQCEKSFKEKGALKKHQRSNHLHELFRHPCSYCGKMVAKSTLARHILIHTGEKPFKCTEPECDKFFRSTSEVRKHVLIQHTTERPYKCDVCGKGFIKMCFLKEHAKIHSGEKPFVCHICGKAFPKLYSMQRHKKLIHTVVSH, encoded by the coding sequence ATGGCTCCTATCACTAACTGCAGTGAAGATGACTCATGGTCGGGCTACTCGGATGATTCCTCTTCTTTGTCTTCTGTCAGTAGTCCCACCGGATatgattcatttattaattgCTCAAATGAGGAACCTGCCACTATGGGTCCTAAAGTTTTGTCAGCTCCGAAGAGAAAATTGGGTACAGACGTCAAAGCTAGCACCTCGAAGAAAGTTTACTGCTTTCTCTGCAAGAAGCATGTAGATACAAGCATGAGGagtcacatgaaaacacactttCCTGAGGGCGATTACGCCTGTCCTCGATGCGACAGTAGATTTAAACGCTTCTCATCTTTTAAGATTCACGTGCGCACAACCTGTTACGAGTACGGTCAGCAGCAGGTCGATCCGGAGAAGCCGGACGAAGCCCagaatctttacaaatgtgACAAATGCCAAGAGGCCTTCAGGTGCAAAGTTTCACTGGACAGACACCGACTAACACACGATGAGTtgtactgcagtgtgtgtaggAAGGTGTTAGGAGACACCGCGGCTTTGGCGAGGCACAAGGTCTCCCACAGGGCGTTCCAGTGCACCCGGTGTGAGGAGACCTTCACTCTGTTTATGCCCTTACTCAGGCATTGTGAAAATGTCCATAAAATAAGCAGGCCGTTTAAATGCAACCGCTGCCCCAAAACTTTTCCCAGGCGGCGCTTTTTGATCCTACACGAGTGGACACATACGGGGCACCTGCCATTCCAGTGTGCCCGGTGCAACTGTAGATATAAGTCGGACTCAGATCTCATTAAACATCAAAGGGTCCACACGAGAGAGAAACCCTTCCTGTGTCCGGAGTGCGGCAAGACCTTCTCCCAGAACTCCAATCTGTTGCGGCACTTGAAACTCGTCCACGATGAGCATCAAAAGCAGAAGAGACATGCTTGCTCCCAATGTGAGAAATCCTTTAAAGAGAAAGGGGCCCTGAAAAAGCACCAGAGGAGCAATCACCTACACGAGCTATTCCGCCATCCGTGTTCGTACTGTGGAAAGATGGTCGCCAAGTCGACACTCGCTCGACATATATTGATCCATACGGGAGAGAAACCTTTTAAATGCACCGAGCCCGAATGTGACAAGTTCTTCAGGTCAACCTCTGAAGTGAGGAAGCATGTCCTTATTCAACATACGACAGAGAGACCGTATAAATGTGATGTATGTGGAAAGGgctttataaaaatgtgttttctcaaaGAGCACGCTAAAATACACTCGGGAGAAAAGCCATTTGTTTGCCACATCTGCGGAAAGGCTTTCCCTAAGCTCTACAGCATGCAGCGACACAAAAAGCTAATACATACAGTTGTATCGCATTAA